Proteins from a genomic interval of Ferrovibrio terrae:
- a CDS encoding ammonium transporter, whose product MIPSLGFAQAAAEAPKLDTGDTAWMLTSTALVLLMTIPGLALFYGGMVRKQNVLTIMMQSFAITCLISILWMVVGYSLVFSEGNAIIGGFGNLFLANVAIDSVNDLAKTIPETVFLTFQMTFAIITPALITGAFADRMKFSALLWFMGLWVIFVYAPVAHMVWGGGLMGEMGVLDFAGGTVVHINAGVAGLVACLVLGKRHGYGKVAHAPHNLTLSIIGASLLWVGWFGFNAGSAVTAGPNAGMAMLVTQIATAAAALAWMFAEWLARGKPSVLGVVSGAVAGLVAITPASGFVDPMGALIIGIVAGIVCFVASTTVKNALGYDDSLDVWGVHGVGGIVGAVLTGVFAKAAIAGKDAPLGLIDGNAGQVLTQIYGVLITIVFTAIVSLIILKIIDWTIGLRVDEATERDGLDLNLHGETVQ is encoded by the coding sequence ATGATTCCCTCGCTCGGTTTCGCGCAGGCTGCGGCCGAAGCGCCGAAGCTCGATACCGGCGACACCGCCTGGATGCTGACCTCGACCGCGCTGGTCCTGCTCATGACCATCCCGGGCCTCGCCCTCTTCTATGGCGGCATGGTGCGCAAGCAGAACGTGCTCACCATCATGATGCAGAGCTTCGCCATCACCTGCCTGATCTCGATCCTCTGGATGGTCGTCGGCTACAGCCTGGTCTTCTCGGAAGGCAACGCGATCATCGGCGGCTTCGGCAACCTGTTCCTCGCGAACGTTGCCATCGACAGCGTCAATGATCTGGCCAAGACCATTCCGGAAACCGTCTTCCTGACCTTCCAGATGACCTTCGCCATCATCACCCCGGCGCTGATCACCGGCGCCTTCGCCGACCGCATGAAGTTCTCGGCCCTGCTGTGGTTCATGGGTCTGTGGGTCATCTTCGTCTATGCGCCGGTTGCCCATATGGTCTGGGGCGGCGGTCTGATGGGCGAGATGGGCGTGCTCGACTTCGCTGGCGGCACCGTGGTGCACATCAACGCTGGCGTGGCCGGCCTCGTCGCCTGCCTCGTGCTCGGCAAGCGCCATGGCTACGGCAAGGTTGCCCATGCGCCGCATAACCTGACGCTCTCGATCATCGGCGCCTCGCTGCTGTGGGTCGGCTGGTTCGGCTTCAATGCCGGCTCCGCCGTCACCGCCGGTCCGAATGCAGGCATGGCCATGCTGGTCACGCAGATCGCCACGGCGGCTGCCGCGCTGGCCTGGATGTTCGCGGAATGGCTCGCCCGCGGCAAGCCGAGCGTGCTCGGTGTCGTCTCGGGTGCGGTTGCTGGCCTCGTCGCCATCACCCCGGCCTCGGGCTTTGTCGATCCGATGGGCGCGCTGATCATCGGTATCGTCGCCGGCATCGTCTGCTTCGTGGCCTCCACCACGGTGAAGAACGCGCTGGGCTACGATGACAGTCTCGATGTCTGGGGCGTGCATGGTGTCGGCGGCATCGTCGGTGCGGTGCTGACCGGTGTGTTCGCCAAGGCGGCGATTGCCGGCAAGGACGCTCCGCTCGGCCTGATCGACGGCAATGCCGGCCAGGTCCTGACCCAGATCTACGGTGTGCTCATCACCATCGTCTTCACGGCGATCGTGAGCCTGATCATCCTGAAGATCATCGACTGGACCATCGGTCTGCGCGTCGATGAGGCCACCGAGCGCGATGGTCTCGACCTGAACCTGCACGGCGAGACGGTGCAGTAA
- a CDS encoding circularly permuted type 2 ATP-grasp protein, which produces MPLTAFDEMDLGPAASQTQSQSQSGQAQSQGSSVRAPYRDYKRWLDAAPGDMLARRRQEADLLFRRLGITFAVYGEGGDTERLIPFDVVPRIIAAKEWKRLRRGLKQRVKALNAFLDDIYHKREILRAGTIPEDLILKNAAYVNHMRDVTIARQTYTHIAGIDLVRTAENEFYVLEDNCRTPSGVSYMLENREAMMRLFPDLFAQVRVAPVGHYPDALLQTLRDSAPPNCDAEPTVALLTPGVYNSAYFEHVFLAEQMGIELVEGGDLVVKDDIVYMRTVGGLKRVDVLYRRLDDDFLDPKVFRKDSMIGVPGIFAAYKAGNITLSNAVGTGVADDKSIYPYVPDMVRFYLGEEPILANVPTYVLRRPDDLKYTLEHLGELVVKEVHGSGGYGMLVGPKSTAAEIETFRAKIIAKPEAYIAQPTLALSTCPTFVESGIAPRHVDLRPFVLSGETMRVVPGGLTRVALREGSLVVNSSQGGGTKDTWVLEEDESDDIAAGEDD; this is translated from the coding sequence ATGCCCTTGACCGCTTTTGACGAGATGGACCTCGGTCCCGCTGCCAGCCAGACACAGAGCCAGTCCCAATCCGGGCAGGCTCAGTCCCAGGGAAGCAGCGTCCGCGCCCCCTATCGCGACTACAAGCGCTGGCTCGATGCCGCGCCCGGCGACATGCTGGCCCGCCGCCGCCAGGAAGCCGACCTGCTGTTCCGCCGGCTCGGCATCACGTTTGCCGTCTATGGCGAGGGCGGCGACACCGAACGCCTGATCCCCTTCGATGTTGTGCCGCGCATTATCGCCGCCAAGGAATGGAAGCGCCTGCGCCGCGGGTTGAAGCAGCGCGTGAAAGCGCTGAACGCGTTTTTGGACGACATCTACCACAAGCGCGAGATCCTGCGTGCCGGCACGATCCCTGAGGACCTGATCCTCAAGAATGCGGCTTACGTGAATCACATGCGCGACGTTACCATCGCGCGCCAGACCTACACGCATATCGCCGGCATCGACCTGGTGCGCACGGCGGAAAACGAATTCTACGTGCTGGAAGACAACTGCCGGACGCCGTCGGGTGTCTCCTACATGCTGGAGAACCGCGAGGCGATGATGCGCCTCTTCCCCGATCTGTTCGCGCAGGTGCGCGTGGCGCCCGTGGGCCATTATCCCGATGCGCTGCTGCAGACGCTGCGCGATTCCGCGCCACCCAACTGCGATGCCGAGCCCACCGTCGCGCTGTTGACGCCCGGCGTCTACAACTCGGCCTATTTCGAACATGTCTTCCTGGCCGAGCAGATGGGCATCGAGCTGGTCGAGGGCGGCGATCTCGTGGTGAAGGATGATATCGTCTACATGCGCACGGTCGGCGGGCTGAAGCGCGTCGACGTGCTGTATCGCCGCCTGGATGACGACTTCCTCGATCCGAAAGTGTTCCGCAAGGATTCGATGATCGGCGTGCCCGGCATCTTCGCGGCGTATAAAGCCGGCAATATCACGCTGTCGAATGCAGTCGGCACCGGCGTGGCCGACGACAAGTCGATTTACCCTTACGTGCCCGACATGGTGCGCTTCTATCTCGGCGAGGAACCGATCCTCGCCAATGTGCCGACCTATGTGCTGCGCCGGCCCGACGATCTGAAATACACGCTGGAACACCTCGGCGAGCTGGTGGTGAAAGAGGTGCATGGCTCCGGCGGCTACGGCATGCTGGTCGGGCCGAAATCGACCGCGGCCGAGATCGAGACTTTCCGCGCCAAGATCATCGCCAAGCCGGAAGCCTATATCGCGCAGCCCACACTGGCGCTCAGCACCTGCCCCACCTTTGTCGAGAGCGGCATCGCGCCGCGCCATGTCGACCTGCGGCCCTTTGTGCTGTCAGGGGAGACCATGCGCGTCGTTCCGGGCGGTTTAACCCGCGTTGCCCTGAGGGAGGGCTCGCTGGTGGTGAATTCCAGCCAGGGCGGCGGCACCAAGGATACCTGGGTGCTGGAGGAAGATGAGTCCGACGACATCGCGGCCGGTGAGGACGACTGA
- a CDS encoding alpha-E domain-containing protein produces the protein MLSRAADNLYWLNRYVERAESMARILGVAHRMSMQSTHGGTRNDEWEAALIIAGCDKSFALHGGPPTRRAVIDFLAFAPDNPSSIHACLKAGRENARAMRAQITSEAWESINAAWLEMRTFSMAKVEADGFNTFFDWVRERSQLFRGVAEGTMQRDDAYRFMRLGTLLERADSTARILDVKYHVLLPSAADIGGAVDYYQWGALLRSVSAFRIYRQIYRDSIRPLKVAELLVLREDFPRSLHACFAEIVQILQYLRESYRRDYPSVRLAESMLLKLRYDDIDSIFTRGLHEYLTSLIDTNIELGAAIAHDFMQPN, from the coding sequence ATGCTCAGCCGCGCCGCCGATAATCTCTACTGGCTCAACCGCTATGTCGAACGCGCGGAATCGATGGCGCGCATCCTCGGCGTGGCGCATCGCATGAGCATGCAGTCGACCCATGGCGGCACGCGCAACGACGAATGGGAAGCAGCATTGATCATTGCCGGCTGCGACAAGTCGTTTGCGCTGCATGGCGGTCCGCCGACGCGGCGCGCGGTGATCGACTTCCTGGCCTTCGCGCCCGACAATCCGTCCTCCATTCACGCCTGCCTGAAAGCCGGCCGCGAGAATGCGCGCGCCATGCGGGCGCAGATCACCTCGGAAGCCTGGGAAAGCATCAACGCCGCCTGGCTCGAGATGCGGACTTTCTCGATGGCCAAGGTGGAAGCCGACGGCTTCAACACCTTCTTCGACTGGGTGCGCGAACGCAGCCAGCTGTTCCGCGGCGTCGCCGAAGGCACCATGCAGCGCGACGACGCGTATCGCTTCATGCGGCTGGGCACCTTGCTGGAACGCGCCGATTCGACGGCGCGCATCCTCGATGTGAAATACCACGTGCTGCTGCCCTCGGCGGCCGATATCGGCGGCGCGGTCGATTACTACCAGTGGGGCGCGCTGCTGCGCTCGGTCTCGGCCTTCCGCATCTACCGCCAGATCTACCGCGACAGCATCCGGCCGCTGAAAGTCGCCGAGCTGCTGGTGCTGCGCGAGGATTTCCCGCGCAGCCTGCATGCCTGTTTCGCCGAGATCGTGCAGATCCTGCAATACCTGCGCGAAAGCTATCGCCGCGACTATCCCTCCGTGCGGCTGGCTGAAAGCATGCTGCTGAAACTGCGCTACGACGACATCGATTCGATTTTCACACGCGGGCTGCACGAATACCTGACCAGCCTGATCGATACCAATATCGAGCTGGGCGCGGCGATTGCCCACGATTTCATGCAGCCGAACTAA
- a CDS encoding peptidase has product MTYCVGLLLDDGIVMLSDSRTNAGVDSISTFGKMHAWQKDGDRALVLTTAGNLSLSQSVVTLLKDGFADEDGKACDLMQATSMFEAAGMVGAAIREVARRDGEGLKEQGVEPNLSMLLGGQIGNRPHELYLLYYAGNFIKATEDTPFLQIGEIKYGKPILDRVITPATPLVQAAKCALVSMDSTLRSNISVGLPLDLAILPKGALKFALKKRITDQEPYFASIRGLWGEGLRKVFQTIPDPDWGV; this is encoded by the coding sequence ATGACCTATTGCGTCGGTCTTCTGCTGGATGACGGCATCGTCATGCTGTCCGACAGCCGCACCAATGCCGGCGTCGATTCCATCTCCACCTTCGGCAAGATGCATGCCTGGCAGAAAGACGGCGACCGCGCGCTGGTGCTGACCACGGCCGGCAACCTGTCGCTCAGCCAGTCGGTCGTCACCCTGCTGAAAGACGGCTTTGCCGATGAAGACGGCAAAGCCTGCGACCTGATGCAGGCGACCAGCATGTTCGAGGCTGCCGGCATGGTGGGTGCGGCGATCCGCGAAGTGGCACGGCGCGACGGCGAGGGTCTGAAGGAACAGGGTGTTGAACCTAACCTGTCCATGCTGCTCGGCGGCCAGATCGGCAACCGGCCGCATGAACTTTACCTGCTGTACTATGCAGGGAATTTCATCAAGGCGACGGAAGACACGCCGTTCCTGCAGATCGGCGAGATCAAATACGGCAAGCCGATCCTGGATCGTGTGATCACGCCGGCCACGCCGCTGGTGCAGGCGGCGAAATGCGCGCTGGTTTCGATGGACTCAACGCTGCGCTCGAATATCTCGGTCGGCCTGCCGCTCGATCTGGCGATCCTGCCGAAGGGCGCGCTGAAGTTCGCCCTTAAAAAACGCATCACCGATCAGGAGCCCTACTTCGCCAGCATCCGCGGTTTGTGGGGCGAAGGCCTGCGCAAGGTATTCCAGACCATCCCGGACCCCGACTGGGGGGTGTGA
- the xth gene encoding exodeoxyribonuclease III — MAKAPAKKAPSRPITLATWNINSVRARLDLMAGFLSEHNPDILCLQETKVKDVDFPHELFEQRGYTHRLIHGQPGYNGVAIFAKTAITLKEKLNLAGRDDRRHIAAELADGTILHNYYVPAGGDIPDPKVNDKFQHKLDVLAGMTKWSAALKKKGGKEILVGDLNIAPLETDVWAHKPLLKIVSHTPIETEGMLKMQAARDWVDAVRHFVPPSEKIYSWWSYRSPDWATADKGRRLDHVWVSPQLKDSLAGVKIVKDMRGRDKASDHVPIIVTLKLG; from the coding sequence ATGGCAAAAGCACCCGCGAAAAAAGCTCCATCCCGCCCGATCACCCTGGCGACCTGGAACATCAACTCGGTCCGCGCCCGGCTCGACCTGATGGCCGGCTTCCTGTCCGAGCACAATCCCGACATCCTCTGCCTGCAGGAAACCAAGGTGAAGGATGTCGATTTTCCGCATGAGCTGTTCGAGCAGCGCGGCTATACCCACCGTCTGATCCATGGCCAGCCCGGCTATAACGGCGTGGCGATCTTTGCCAAGACGGCGATCACGCTGAAGGAAAAGCTGAACCTGGCCGGCCGCGACGACCGCCGGCATATCGCCGCCGAACTGGCCGACGGCACCATCCTGCACAATTATTATGTGCCTGCCGGTGGCGATATTCCCGATCCGAAAGTGAACGACAAGTTCCAACACAAGCTGGATGTGCTGGCCGGGATGACCAAATGGTCGGCCGCACTCAAGAAAAAGGGTGGTAAGGAAATTCTGGTCGGCGATCTCAACATCGCGCCGCTGGAAACCGATGTCTGGGCCCACAAGCCGCTGCTCAAGATCGTCAGCCATACGCCGATCGAAACCGAGGGCATGCTGAAGATGCAGGCAGCTCGCGACTGGGTCGACGCCGTGCGTCATTTCGTGCCGCCGAGCGAAAAAATCTACAGCTGGTGGAGCTATCGCTCGCCCGACTGGGCCACGGCCGACAAGGGCCGCCGGCTCGACCATGTCTGGGTCAGTCCGCAGCTGAAAGACAGTCTGGCGGGCGTGAAGATCGTGAAAGACATGCGCGGTCGCGACAAGGCGTCCGACCACGTGCCGATCATCGTGACCTTGAAGCTTGGGTGA
- a CDS encoding multidrug effflux MFS transporter yields MTTQTHFLRNALILGLLTAIGPFAIDMYLPSLPFIGSNLNADPDKVLMSLTAFFITFALGQLVFGPISDLFGRRLPLYFGVALFIGASVGCALAETVETLIAFRLLQGLGGAAGIVIPRAIVRDLHSGVEEAKLLGLLMLVFSVSPLLAPLFGSVIIEALGWRMIFWFVAGIAVFASILGLLLVPETRSAAQRAETSLGGMIRTCGHLFTDRTFMGLTLASSFAICGFFVFLANAPFVMMGQYGLSPIGFSITFSLNAAAFFFAAQFCGRLGARFGLRALVMPSIFGFAAMMVLVFALNAIGFNNLYLTMALLLLGYSCLGFLLPTASVLALEAYGEAAGMAASLMATLQLAIGAVVIGVSGKFINGAGTAMTGGIALCAVATLAVALLTLRGSGKQAVPAE; encoded by the coding sequence ATGACCACCCAAACGCATTTCCTGCGCAACGCCCTGATCCTCGGCCTGCTGACCGCGATCGGCCCGTTCGCCATCGACATGTATCTGCCCTCGCTGCCATTCATCGGCAGCAACCTGAATGCCGACCCCGACAAGGTGCTGATGAGCCTGACGGCTTTCTTCATCACCTTCGCGCTCGGCCAGCTGGTCTTCGGCCCGATCTCCGACCTGTTCGGCCGGCGGCTGCCGCTGTATTTCGGCGTGGCTTTGTTCATCGGCGCCAGCGTGGGCTGCGCGCTGGCCGAAACCGTCGAGACGCTGATCGCCTTCCGCCTGCTGCAGGGCCTGGGGGGCGCTGCCGGTATCGTCATCCCGCGCGCCATCGTGCGTGACCTGCATAGCGGCGTGGAAGAGGCCAAACTGCTCGGCCTGCTGATGCTGGTGTTCAGCGTGTCGCCGCTGCTGGCGCCGCTGTTCGGCAGCGTGATCATCGAGGCGCTGGGCTGGCGCATGATCTTCTGGTTCGTCGCCGGCATCGCGGTCTTCGCCAGCATTCTCGGGCTGCTGCTGGTGCCGGAGACGCGCTCGGCCGCGCAACGCGCCGAGACCAGCCTGGGCGGCATGATCCGCACCTGCGGCCATCTGTTCACCGACAGGACCTTCATGGGCCTCACGCTGGCGAGCAGCTTTGCCATCTGCGGCTTCTTCGTCTTCCTGGCCAATGCACCCTTCGTGATGATGGGGCAGTACGGCCTGTCGCCGATCGGCTTCAGCATCACCTTTTCGCTGAACGCCGCCGCCTTCTTCTTCGCCGCACAGTTCTGTGGCCGCCTGGGCGCGCGCTTCGGCCTGCGCGCACTGGTGATGCCCTCGATCTTCGGCTTCGCGGCGATGATGGTGCTGGTCTTTGCACTGAATGCCATCGGGTTCAACAACCTCTATCTCACCATGGCCCTGCTGCTGCTCGGCTATAGCTGTCTCGGCTTCCTGCTGCCCACGGCCTCCGTGCTGGCGCTGGAAGCCTATGGCGAAGCGGCCGGCATGGCCGCGTCGCTGATGGCGACGCTGCAGCTGGCGATCGGCGCGGTGGTGATCGGGGTGAGCGGCAAGTTCATCAACGGCGCCGGTACCGCCATGACCGGCGGCATCGCACTCTGCGCGGTGGCAACGCTGGCCGTGGCCCTGCTGACCTTGCGTGGCAGCGGCAAGCAGGCCGTACCTGCCGAGTAA
- a CDS encoding GFA family protein, with translation MQKKESAPELERAYMIWGEGAAGRSAEADERWLYKAAAPRWLPQNCHGAICDVSVAAKQHRVTAMPMHLEGSCRCGAVVFELDSHTPVPYQLCYCTICRKTAGGGGFAINLGGVSASLHIKKGKRSLGVYRAEICDDDGKNCEVSSGERNFCKGCGTALWLYDPRWPELVHPFASAIDTDLPKPKAKVHLMLRYKANWVKPQIGRSDERYELYPKLSLEAWHKKHKVWVR, from the coding sequence TTGCAAAAGAAGGAGAGCGCCCCGGAACTGGAGCGTGCATATATGATTTGGGGTGAAGGCGCCGCCGGCCGGTCCGCAGAAGCGGACGAGCGGTGGTTATATAAAGCGGCCGCGCCGCGCTGGCTACCGCAGAATTGCCATGGTGCAATCTGCGACGTTTCTGTTGCAGCCAAACAACACCGGGTCACTGCCATGCCGATGCATCTTGAAGGGTCCTGCCGCTGCGGTGCCGTCGTGTTCGAACTCGACAGTCACACGCCGGTACCCTACCAGCTTTGCTATTGCACGATCTGCCGGAAAACCGCGGGCGGTGGCGGATTCGCCATCAATCTCGGCGGTGTCTCTGCCAGCCTCCATATCAAAAAAGGAAAACGCAGCCTCGGCGTCTATCGTGCCGAAATCTGCGACGACGATGGTAAAAATTGCGAGGTCAGTTCGGGTGAGCGCAATTTCTGCAAAGGCTGTGGCACGGCGCTCTGGCTCTACGATCCGCGCTGGCCCGAGCTGGTCCACCCCTTTGCCTCCGCCATCGACACCGACCTGCCGAAGCCGAAAGCGAAAGTGCATCTGATGCTGCGCTACAAGGCGAACTGGGTGAAGCCGCAGATCGGCCGGTCAGACGAGCGCTATGAGCTGTATCCGAAACTGTCGCTCGAGGCCTGGCATAAGAAGCACAAGGTTTGGGTCAGATAG
- a CDS encoding nuclear transport factor 2 family protein has protein sequence MPSRETVEAFVAMVESNQHDQAIAQFYAEDATMQENLNAPPRQGRDTLVAHERAVLARAKTVETECVRPVLIDGDTVVIHWIFRFEFKDGSKRRIEELAHQTWKGDKVWRERFYYDPAQMKVEA, from the coding sequence ATGCCCAGTCGCGAAACCGTGGAAGCCTTTGTCGCCATGGTGGAATCCAACCAGCATGACCAAGCCATCGCGCAATTCTATGCCGAAGACGCCACCATGCAGGAAAACCTGAACGCCCCGCCGCGCCAGGGCCGCGACACGCTGGTGGCGCATGAGCGCGCCGTGCTGGCGCGAGCCAAAACGGTGGAAACCGAATGCGTGCGCCCGGTGCTGATCGACGGCGACACCGTGGTGATCCACTGGATCTTCCGCTTCGAGTTCAAGGATGGCAGCAAACGCCGCATCGAGGAACTGGCGCACCAGACCTGGAAGGGCGACAAAGTGTGGCGCGAACGCTTCTATTACGACCCGGCGCAGATGAAGGTGGAGGCGTAA